Below is a genomic region from Vibrio cortegadensis.
GAAGCAAAAAGAGACACAGGAAGAATTTAAGTCTGTTGTTGAGCGCACACAAAGCTACCTAGGATCTCGTGTTAAGGAAGTTCGCACTACCTTTAAGTTAGCAACAACACCAGCCGTAGTCGTTACTGATGACTATGATATGGGGACTCAAATGGCTAAACTACTGGAAGCAGCAGGTCAAGCGGCTCCAGAAGTTAAGTACATTTTTGAGATTAACCCAGAACATGAGCTTGTGAAACGTATGGCTGATGAAGCGGATGAACAAGAGTTCGGTCGTTGGGTAGAAGTTCTGCTTGGTCAGGCTATGCTTGCTGAACGTGGCTCTATTGAGGACTCTTCTCAGTTCTTAGGTGCTATCAACCAGCTTTTGACTAAAGTTTAAGTAGTAAAAAATTAAAAAGCTCGCTTCGGCGGGCTTTTTTAAATTAAAAGTCACTAAAATCGGCAAAATGACGCTAACGTGACTTTATCAGTTGCGAATTAACGCCAGCTCGTATTCTTTAGTCTTAGGCACAACTTATGGATAATTTTTGTGTTAGAATGCTGAGCTTGAATCTCTGGTTCAAGGCGTGTATTTTGCGCGCTCACTTTTAATAAACGTTATACCGAAACTTATCGTTGGTTATTTAAGTATTGGTGAATGTATGGCTCAACGATTGTGGCTGCTTTATGCAGTGTCGTGGAGAGTCGTATTGTTTCATCACCCGACTTATTGTGAGCTTCGGTATAAATCATAATTTTTAAAGAGGATTAAACATGCGCATCATCCTTCTAGGTGCTCCAGGTGCTGGTAAAGGTACACAAGCTCAATTCATCATGGAAAAATATGGTATCCCACAAATTTCTACTGGTGACATGCTACGTGCTGCGATCAAAGCGGGTACAGAGCTAGGTAAGAAAGCAAAATCAGTGATTGATGCTGGTCAATTGGTTTCTGATGATCTTATTCTTGGTCTTATCAAAGAGCGTATTGCTCAGGCTGATTGTGAGAAAGGTTTCCTACTTGATGGTTTCCCTCGCACAATCCCACAAGCTGACGGTCTAAAAGAGATGGGCATCGCCGTTGATTACGTTGTTGAATTCGATGTTGCTGACAGCGTTATTGTTGAGCGCATGGCGGGTCGTCGTGCTCACCTAGCTTCTGGTCGTACTTACCACGTTGTTTACAATCCGCCAAAAGTGGAAGGTAAAGATGATGAGACAGGTGAAGATCTTGTTGTTCGTGATGACGACAAAGCTGAAACCGTTCTTGCTCGCCTAGGTATCTACCATGAGCAAACAGCACCATTAATCTCTTACTACAGCAAAGAAGCTGAAGCAGGCAATACTAAGTACCTTAAATTTGACGGTACTAAGCAAGTTGCTGAAGTTAGTGCAGATATTGAGAAAGCACTAGCATAATTGGCTAAACGTCAGTTTTAGATTTTGTTATATTAAAGGCGACCATTATTGGTCGCCTTTTTTTGTTGAGCCGTTTCATGCGATTTACGCGAAAACACTCTGAATGAATCATCATACTTATCTGCATCATAAACGCTGTAGAAAGGTATAAGTTAATTAAGATATTTATGGATAATAAAAAACAAGGTGTTCTTCTGGTTAACTTAGGTACACCTGATGAGCCAACAGCACCGGCAATAAAACGTTTCTTAAGTGAATTCTTACATGATCACCGTGTTGTCAGTTTGTCGCGTTGGTTATGGTGCCCAATATTGCATGGTGTCATTTTACCTATTCGAGCGCCTAAAGTTGCGAAGTTGTACGAAAGCGTATGGATGGATGAAGGCTCACCGTTGATGGTGTACTCCAAAAGGCAAGTCGAAAAGTTACGAATTCAAACGAATTTACCGGTTGAGCTTGGAATGACTTATGGATCGCCAAGCTTGAAAAATGGCATTGAAGCATTAATGGCTCAAGGTGTAGAGGATATTATTGTTCTTCCTTTATACCCACAGTATTCAGGCACAACGAC
It encodes:
- the adk gene encoding adenylate kinase is translated as MRIILLGAPGAGKGTQAQFIMEKYGIPQISTGDMLRAAIKAGTELGKKAKSVIDAGQLVSDDLILGLIKERIAQADCEKGFLLDGFPRTIPQADGLKEMGIAVDYVVEFDVADSVIVERMAGRRAHLASGRTYHVVYNPPKVEGKDDETGEDLVVRDDDKAETVLARLGIYHEQTAPLISYYSKEAEAGNTKYLKFDGTKQVAEVSADIEKALA